The proteins below come from a single Chitinophaga pinensis DSM 2588 genomic window:
- a CDS encoding MBL fold metallo-hydrolase — MKVKQFEDKSLAHYSYAILEPGSASVVLIDPARDPRPYLDYAAAQGAKIVAVIETHPHADFISSHAELKELTGADIYCSVHTDADYAHKTFDDGQTISIGTMTLRAINTPGHSPDSISIVLNNAGQDYTVFTGDTLFIGDCGRPDLRENAGNQKAKREALAGQMYHSLRDKLLLLADDVVVYPAHGAGTLCGKDLRDASQSTIGEEKKSNWSLQSMEEADFITTLLKDQPFIPQYFGYDVDLNRKGAPALQASLSAIRILQPATAFIPDEIVIDTRPAESFKAGHLPGSFNIMLEGKFETWLGAIVPPEDPFYLLAATQEQLQAAMERAARIGYEPFIKAGLILDSGSEQQTPFDPVYFREHSKDFTIIDVRNEPEVKKRQIFPHALHIPLPELRLRLKEIPLDKPIAVHCAGGYRSAAASSILEAALPDNLEITDIGEHIKEF; from the coding sequence ATGAAAGTTAAACAGTTTGAAGATAAATCACTTGCTCACTATTCCTACGCGATCCTGGAACCAGGCAGCGCTTCGGTCGTACTGATTGATCCGGCCAGAGATCCGCGGCCATACCTGGACTATGCTGCTGCACAAGGGGCAAAAATAGTCGCGGTCATAGAAACACATCCACATGCGGATTTTATCAGTAGTCATGCAGAGTTAAAGGAGCTGACAGGCGCTGATATCTACTGTTCCGTACATACGGATGCCGACTATGCTCATAAGACCTTTGATGACGGACAAACCATTAGTATCGGCACTATGACACTCCGTGCCATCAATACACCAGGGCATTCGCCTGACAGTATATCAATCGTGTTGAACAATGCGGGGCAGGATTATACGGTGTTTACCGGCGATACCTTGTTTATCGGAGATTGCGGGAGACCGGACCTGCGGGAAAATGCAGGTAATCAGAAAGCCAAAAGAGAAGCCTTAGCCGGACAAATGTATCATTCGCTTCGTGATAAACTGCTGCTGCTGGCGGATGATGTTGTCGTGTACCCTGCGCATGGAGCGGGTACCCTTTGTGGTAAAGACCTGCGCGACGCATCACAGTCCACAATAGGTGAAGAGAAAAAATCCAACTGGTCATTACAGTCCATGGAAGAAGCGGACTTTATAACCACCCTGTTGAAAGACCAGCCCTTTATTCCCCAGTATTTTGGTTATGACGTTGACCTGAACCGGAAAGGCGCTCCTGCTTTGCAGGCATCTCTGTCTGCCATCAGAATTTTACAACCAGCTACGGCCTTTATTCCAGATGAAATCGTCATCGATACCCGGCCAGCTGAAAGCTTTAAAGCCGGTCATCTTCCAGGCTCTTTTAATATTATGCTGGAGGGAAAGTTTGAAACATGGCTGGGCGCTATCGTCCCTCCGGAAGATCCTTTTTATCTGCTGGCAGCCACACAGGAGCAATTACAGGCAGCCATGGAAAGAGCGGCCCGCATCGGCTACGAACCATTTATTAAAGCAGGCCTGATACTTGACTCCGGAAGCGAACAACAGACACCTTTTGACCCTGTGTATTTCCGGGAGCATAGTAAGGACTTTACTATTATCGATGTACGCAATGAACCGGAAGTAAAGAAACGACAGATCTTTCCACATGCCTTACACATACCCTTGCCGGAGCTCCGTTTACGTCTCAAGGAGATTCCCCTGGATAAACCCATCGCTGTTCATTGTGCAGGAGGTTATCGTAGTGCTGCCGCCAGTAGTATACTGGAAGCGGCATTACCGGATAACCTGGAAATTACTGACATCGGTGAACACATCAAGGAATTTTAA
- a CDS encoding DUF6691 family protein, producing MLKGIRFIITGIAFGIIMSKSEAVSWYRIQEMFHFRSFHMYGLIGSAVLSGIAAVWLLKRYNIKDRHGIPITFTAKNKGWKRYLLGGSIFGLGWALTGACPGPIFVLLGQGFPVMLLVIAGALSGTYTYGILRDRLPH from the coding sequence ATGCTGAAAGGAATCAGATTCATTATTACAGGCATTGCCTTTGGAATTATTATGAGCAAATCAGAAGCTGTATCGTGGTATCGTATACAAGAGATGTTTCATTTCCGCTCCTTCCATATGTATGGGCTCATCGGGTCAGCTGTTTTATCCGGCATTGCAGCGGTCTGGCTGCTGAAACGTTATAATATAAAAGATCGTCATGGTATACCCATTACGTTTACAGCTAAAAATAAAGGCTGGAAGCGCTATCTGCTGGGAGGCAGCATATTTGGCCTGGGTTGGGCACTGACCGGCGCTTGTCCCGGACCAATATTTGTACTATTGGGGCAGGGTTTTCCTGTCATGCTGCTGGTCATAGCAGGTGCACTATCAGGTACTTATACATACGGCATACTCAGAGACCGTCTTCCTCATTGA
- a CDS encoding YeeE/YedE family protein: MTMLRYLSQPWPWYIAGPAITAVMLSLLYSGKTFGFSSNLRTICSIAGAGTKVPFFQFDYKKQYWNLLFLLGAIIGGFISRWLMNSGQLQLSGEAIRDLQALGISFDGQLLPTALFGTQALLSFKGWIMLAGGGFLVGFGSRYAGGCTSGHAISGLSNLQWPSLIAVMGFFAGGLIMTHLFFPLIF; the protein is encoded by the coding sequence ATGACAATGCTCAGATATCTTAGTCAGCCGTGGCCCTGGTATATTGCAGGACCTGCAATTACCGCCGTCATGCTGTCGCTGCTCTATTCGGGGAAGACTTTCGGATTTTCATCCAATCTCCGTACCATATGCTCCATCGCCGGGGCAGGCACAAAAGTGCCCTTTTTTCAATTCGATTACAAAAAACAGTACTGGAACCTGCTTTTTCTCCTGGGCGCCATAATAGGTGGTTTTATCAGCCGATGGCTCATGAACTCTGGCCAGTTGCAATTATCTGGTGAAGCTATTCGGGACCTTCAGGCACTGGGGATATCCTTTGACGGACAGTTACTACCAACGGCATTATTCGGCACACAAGCCCTACTGTCGTTCAAGGGGTGGATCATGCTGGCCGGTGGAGGTTTCCTCGTCGGTTTTGGCTCCCGTTATGCCGGCGGCTGTACTTCCGGGCATGCCATCAGCGGATTATCCAATCTGCAATGGCCGTCTCTCATTGCCGTTATGGGGTTCTTTGCCGGCGGACTTATCATGACACATCTATTTTTTCCATTAATCTTTTAA
- a CDS encoding Crp/Fnr family transcriptional regulator has protein sequence MDARTYLDTYFPQFEAGLKEQIAINTVIKTIKAGEQLIQTGQYFRSTMLVVEGRLKLYREGEEGNEFFMYYLLPGNACALSMVCATQTHQTSEIMAKAVEDSIVLMVPLSMMEQLMQEFKSWYSFVVETYRSRFEELLSIVDQVMFKGMDERLVVYLDNQQKVLQTQQLYITHQEIANDLHSSREVISRLLKKMEQQNRLRLHRNYIEMLPV, from the coding sequence GCCAGGACCTATCTTGATACATATTTCCCCCAGTTTGAAGCGGGGTTAAAGGAACAGATTGCCATTAACACTGTTATAAAGACTATCAAAGCGGGAGAACAACTGATCCAGACCGGCCAGTACTTCCGCTCTACAATGCTGGTCGTTGAAGGCAGACTGAAACTATACAGGGAAGGTGAAGAAGGAAATGAGTTCTTCATGTATTACCTGTTACCGGGGAATGCCTGTGCATTGTCTATGGTTTGTGCCACCCAGACACACCAAACCAGCGAGATCATGGCTAAAGCAGTGGAAGACAGTATCGTACTGATGGTTCCTCTGTCCATGATGGAACAGCTGATGCAGGAGTTTAAAAGCTGGTACAGCTTTGTAGTGGAAACTTACCGTAGCCGTTTTGAAGAATTATTAAGCATCGTTGACCAGGTAATGTTCAAAGGAATGGATGAACGGCTGGTTGTATATCTTGATAATCAACAGAAAGTATTGCAAACGCAACAGCTTTATATCACCCACCAGGAGATCGCCAATGACCTGCATTCATCCCGTGAGGTGATTTCCAGGCTGTTAAAGAAGATGGAGCAGCAAAACCGCTTAAGGCTGCACAGAAATTATATCGAAATGCTGCCTGTGTGA